The Roseovarius sp. EL26 genome has a window encoding:
- a CDS encoding amidase: MMNPDELELCFASATNLLQRFKSKDLSPVDVVAAMIKRAEEITPSVNPYADTFFEQAYDTAVLAEQRYQKGTALPLDGLPLLIKDNVPIKGTRATVGSNIHVNSVADASDPSVDRLLHNGSIFLARSTCPEFCWLYCCYSRLWGVTRNPWRLDISPGGSSGGSAAALACGGTTLAIGTDSTGSTRQPASQCGVVGYKPPFGRNPAHYAASYLTYNSAGPMARTVNDIVLMQNVMSGQHALDPYSQPKDETLVVPTGDIKGKRIACSMDLGCYEIDPDVRQSLQDTIAVLEDAGATVEHVEIDWAEEAIELAHKSEIFLMLNVFEDVAENHLDQVSGYMHDVIARARSVSPLDYGRAKSIAGEVWHTHLGPLFEQYDALITPTVSCPEVPVENGPFDPIEVNGKKVTDTDTSMNALFNMFNQCPALSVPCGLTRRGLPVGAQVVSKPYDDQTVMDIGRAIESGVSPLGLPKI; encoded by the coding sequence ATGATGAACCCGGATGAGCTTGAACTCTGCTTTGCGTCGGCAACCAACCTTTTGCAACGATTCAAATCCAAAGACTTATCTCCGGTTGATGTTGTAGCCGCCATGATCAAACGGGCTGAAGAAATCACGCCCTCGGTCAACCCATATGCAGATACTTTTTTCGAACAAGCCTATGACACGGCAGTACTTGCAGAGCAACGATACCAAAAAGGGACCGCCCTACCTTTGGATGGTCTACCGTTATTGATCAAAGACAATGTTCCTATAAAAGGCACCCGCGCAACCGTCGGATCAAATATACATGTGAATTCCGTGGCAGATGCCTCTGACCCTTCGGTGGATCGCCTTTTGCACAATGGTTCTATTTTCTTGGCGCGCAGTACATGCCCTGAATTTTGCTGGTTGTATTGTTGTTATTCACGCTTGTGGGGCGTTACTCGAAACCCCTGGAGGCTTGATATATCACCCGGTGGGTCGTCCGGTGGGTCTGCTGCGGCACTGGCCTGTGGGGGAACCACATTAGCAATTGGAACGGATAGTACTGGTTCAACTCGTCAACCGGCGTCGCAGTGTGGAGTGGTTGGATACAAGCCGCCATTTGGCCGCAATCCGGCTCATTATGCTGCGTCTTACCTGACATACAACAGTGCAGGTCCTATGGCGCGGACAGTGAATGATATTGTCCTCATGCAAAATGTAATGTCCGGGCAGCATGCGCTCGATCCGTATTCCCAGCCAAAAGATGAGACGCTTGTTGTCCCAACGGGCGATATCAAAGGAAAACGAATTGCGTGTTCGATGGATCTGGGATGTTACGAGATTGATCCAGATGTGCGACAAAGCCTGCAAGATACCATCGCAGTTTTGGAAGATGCGGGGGCAACAGTCGAACACGTCGAGATCGACTGGGCAGAAGAGGCGATTGAGCTGGCGCACAAGAGTGAGATTTTCCTGATGCTCAATGTCTTCGAAGACGTAGCGGAAAATCATCTGGACCAGGTCAGCGGCTATATGCACGACGTCATCGCACGTGCACGTTCTGTTTCACCTTTGGACTATGGTCGGGCAAAGTCTATCGCTGGAGAGGTATGGCATACACACCTCGGCCCACTCTTTGAACAGTATGACGCTTTGATAACGCCTACTGTTTCATGTCCCGAAGTGCCCGTCGAAAATGGGCCGTTCGATCCCATTGAAGTTAATGGGAAAAAGGTTACCGACACCGATACTTCGATGAATGCACTTTTCAACATGTTCAATCAATGTCCAGCGCTGAGCGTCCCTTGTGGGTTAACCAGAAGGGGTTTGCCTGTAGGTGCGCAGGTAGTATCGAAACCTTACGATGATCAAACAGTAATGGATATCGGGCGGGCAATTGAGAGTGGCGTCTCACCCCTTGGGCTTCCCAAGATCTAA
- a CDS encoding Rid family hydrolase encodes MKRTGYEHKNLSTLPWFHWGLNVEGAKEFFFVTGQCDYDKDSVTKHMNDPVGQARHILQQMEETYAQAGYTRDNIIKINWCVTKDVTEVQTTEILDVWADFIKDNEVKPMGGTWKRIHGLIHPNMMVELEVVLAR; translated from the coding sequence ATGAAGAGAACTGGCTATGAACATAAGAACCTGTCGACACTGCCGTGGTTCCATTGGGGGCTGAACGTCGAAGGAGCAAAAGAGTTCTTTTTCGTTACAGGCCAATGTGACTACGACAAAGATAGCGTGACCAAACACATGAACGACCCAGTTGGTCAGGCCCGCCACATTCTTCAGCAGATGGAAGAGACATACGCCCAGGCAGGATACACTCGTGACAACATCATCAAAATCAACTGGTGCGTCACGAAAGATGTAACAGAAGTGCAAACTACGGAAATTCTCGACGTATGGGCCGACTTTATAAAAGATAATGAAGTCAAACCAATGGGCGGGACATGGAAACGTATCCATGGTCTGATCCATCCAAACATGATGGTCGAGCTTGAAGTGGTCTTAGCTAGATAG
- a CDS encoding agmatinase — protein sequence MSEKLVKRPSQGPSTYMGFPFEGDLDNLSADIAILGIPFGMPYSPDAMANDQSFAPDALRHDISEADAFYDLNHYDFDVGGPLLDNRDIKVVDCGNVVADMGDHAAHYRNAEAAVRKIMKSGSTLISIGGDHGIPIPILRGMEELGEKITLVQVDAHIDWRDDVNGETNGYSSPIRRASEMDWIGDIVQIGIRGTGSARTGEVELAKSYGADIITAYEMHDMGMQAVLDRIPDGGPYYLTVDADGLDPTIMPAVITQAPGGLSWVQMHKLIHGLVNKGRVVGMDLVEIAPSKDVGNTTMVHARRLINNFIGATVRANYYEKKA from the coding sequence ATGTCGGAGAAACTCGTAAAACGCCCATCCCAGGGCCCGAGCACTTATATGGGTTTTCCGTTTGAGGGTGATCTAGACAATCTGAGCGCAGATATTGCGATTTTGGGGATTCCGTTCGGAATGCCTTATTCTCCCGATGCCATGGCGAATGATCAAAGCTTCGCACCTGATGCGCTGCGCCACGACATTTCCGAAGCCGATGCTTTCTACGATCTCAATCATTATGATTTTGACGTGGGCGGACCCCTACTGGACAACCGCGACATCAAAGTCGTCGATTGCGGGAACGTCGTTGCAGACATGGGCGATCACGCCGCGCATTACCGTAACGCCGAAGCGGCTGTTCGCAAGATCATGAAATCCGGCAGTACGCTGATCTCGATTGGGGGCGATCATGGTATCCCAATTCCGATACTGCGTGGTATGGAAGAGCTGGGTGAGAAAATTACGCTTGTGCAGGTCGATGCCCATATCGACTGGCGTGATGATGTGAACGGCGAAACCAACGGTTACTCCAGCCCGATCCGCCGCGCCTCGGAAATGGATTGGATCGGTGATATCGTTCAGATCGGCATTCGCGGAACCGGCAGCGCCCGTACTGGCGAAGTCGAACTTGCCAAGTCTTACGGCGCTGACATCATAACCGCCTATGAAATGCATGACATGGGTATGCAGGCGGTGCTGGACCGCATTCCCGATGGCGGTCCATATTATCTGACGGTGGACGCGGATGGGCTTGACCCAACCATCATGCCCGCCGTAATCACACAAGCGCCAGGCGGACTGTCCTGGGTTCAGATGCACAAGCTGATCCATGGGTTGGTGAACAAAGGCCGTGTGGTGGGTATGGACCTGGTGGAAATCGCTCCAAGCAAGGACGTCGGCAACACCACGATGGTGCATGCAAGGAGGCTGATTAACAACTTCATCGGGGCAACTGTCAGAGCCAACTATTATGAAAAGAAAGCTTAG
- a CDS encoding LysR family transcriptional regulator has product MNSFNLSNFDLRHLRVFISVVENEGVSAAAFANGVALSTISRDLTSLEERLGVKLCNRGRGGFSLTLQGEAIYRAAVDLQKRIQVFELEVQAAKDVVSDSFNIGINDHLIANTDSGLVAAMVQMRKKFPDTLINVSVHETTTLDVSIRERRLDVGVTGQPAWLQPLQYTKLFLEEHRLYVGTNCPLLDEVRRSLGKAPTEIKKPLPYIARREQTDGFKKFEERYPLSVVSRCENLEAVLAAVLSGAGCALMPVKFVESVHRDDVVELPVKEAPFFVQFYLAYRRDAVRQKGLKTFLFHFSKTGKGLIYYPGS; this is encoded by the coding sequence ATGAATTCTTTTAATCTATCCAATTTTGATCTCCGGCATCTGCGCGTCTTCATCTCCGTTGTGGAAAATGAAGGGGTGAGCGCCGCCGCGTTTGCTAATGGCGTTGCTTTGTCGACCATCAGCCGCGACCTCACATCGTTGGAGGAGCGCTTGGGTGTAAAGCTGTGCAATCGTGGACGGGGTGGATTTTCCCTTACCCTTCAAGGCGAGGCAATTTATCGTGCTGCAGTCGACTTGCAAAAACGCATACAGGTTTTTGAGCTTGAGGTGCAGGCGGCCAAGGATGTTGTCTCGGACAGTTTCAATATAGGGATCAACGACCACCTTATTGCAAATACCGACAGTGGCTTGGTCGCGGCCATGGTCCAAATGCGGAAAAAATTTCCTGACACCCTGATAAATGTCAGCGTGCATGAAACAACCACACTCGACGTATCGATACGAGAAAGGCGTCTGGATGTCGGTGTAACCGGACAGCCCGCGTGGCTGCAGCCGTTACAGTATACAAAGCTCTTTCTGGAAGAGCATCGCCTTTATGTTGGAACCAACTGCCCGCTTTTGGATGAAGTTCGACGCTCTCTGGGTAAAGCCCCCACAGAAATAAAAAAACCGCTACCCTACATCGCACGAAGAGAGCAGACGGATGGCTTCAAAAAGTTTGAAGAACGCTATCCACTTAGCGTCGTCAGCCGGTGTGAAAATCTCGAAGCGGTTCTTGCGGCCGTACTTTCTGGCGCGGGATGCGCGTTGATGCCTGTAAAATTCGTCGAATCCGTCCACCGAGATGACGTGGTCGAGCTTCCAGTCAAGGAAGCTCCCTTCTTTGTTCAGTTCTACCTTGCCTATCGCCGGGATGCGGTGCGGCAGAAGGGTCTCAAAACCTTCCTTTTCCATTTCTCAAAAACTGGGAAAGGACTGATTTATTATCCTGGAAGCTAG
- a CDS encoding adenosylcobalamin-dependent ribonucleoside-diphosphate reductase — protein MSRFSAPIAESIWDMKYRLKAADGTPEDRTVEDSWRRIARALAVVENDPESWEDKFYSALEDFKFLPAGRITAGAGTGRSVTLFNCFVMGTVPDNMSGIFDGLREAALTMQQGGGIGYDFSTIRPKGAEVKGVAADASGPLSFMDVWDAMCRTIMSAGSRRGAMMATMRCDHPDIEQFISAKSDAARLRMFNLSVLVTDAFMEAVKSDGSWELVFDGKVYHTLQARDLWNKIMQATYDFAEPGVIFIDRINTANNLAYCETIAATNPCGEQPLPPYGACLLGSINLARLVKEPFEAGAHLDEAELTDLVATSVRMMDNVVDASRFPLEAQAREAEAKRRIGLGVTGLADALLMVGLEYGTDEAAAQCEAWLKAIARASYLASTDLAKEKGAFPLFDAKAYLASGTMQGMDEDVRAAVKKHGIRNALLTSIAPTGTISLYAGNVSSGIEPVFAYSYTRKVLQKDGSRTEEEVVDYAVKLWREKFGDKELPDYFVNAQTLAPGAHVKMQAAAQKWVDSSISKTINCPEDISFEAFKDVYMQAWDSGCKGCTTYRPNDVTGSVLSVSENTDKAPGEAPAQVEGAMPSEGGDVVYMADPLGRPEELDGATYKLKWPDSNHAIYVTVNDILLNGRRRPFEVFINSKNMEHYAWTVALTRMISAVFRRGGDVSFVVEELKAVFDPRGGAWMGGKYVPSILAAIGGILEQHLVRTGFLEGEGLGLKSDPQAQVVNLGNNRGPACPACGQYDMRMVEGCMTCGSCGHSKCG, from the coding sequence ATGAGCCGATTCTCCGCCCCGATTGCCGAGTCCATTTGGGACATGAAATACCGCCTGAAGGCGGCAGATGGCACGCCGGAGGATCGCACCGTTGAGGACAGCTGGCGCCGGATTGCGCGGGCGTTGGCCGTGGTGGAAAATGACCCTGAGAGCTGGGAAGACAAGTTTTACAGTGCCTTGGAGGATTTCAAGTTTCTGCCAGCCGGCCGGATCACGGCGGGTGCGGGCACGGGCCGGTCTGTTACGCTGTTCAACTGTTTTGTCATGGGCACAGTCCCGGACAACATGAGTGGCATCTTTGACGGGCTGCGCGAGGCGGCGCTGACGATGCAGCAAGGTGGGGGAATCGGTTACGACTTTTCCACCATCCGCCCCAAGGGTGCCGAGGTCAAAGGTGTGGCTGCAGACGCCAGTGGACCGCTCAGCTTTATGGATGTTTGGGATGCGATGTGCCGCACTATTATGTCGGCCGGTAGCCGTCGTGGTGCGATGATGGCAACGATGCGTTGCGACCACCCGGATATTGAACAATTCATCAGCGCCAAGTCCGATGCGGCACGTTTGCGCATGTTCAACCTGTCGGTTCTAGTGACCGATGCCTTTATGGAAGCGGTCAAATCAGATGGCTCATGGGAGCTGGTGTTTGACGGCAAGGTTTACCACACGCTGCAAGCGCGCGATCTGTGGAACAAGATCATGCAGGCCACCTATGATTTCGCCGAACCCGGCGTGATTTTCATCGACCGGATCAATACCGCCAACAATCTGGCCTATTGCGAAACGATTGCGGCAACCAACCCGTGTGGCGAACAGCCCCTGCCCCCTTATGGAGCCTGCCTGTTGGGCAGCATCAACCTGGCGCGACTGGTCAAAGAGCCGTTCGAGGCCGGTGCGCATCTGGACGAGGCCGAGCTGACCGACTTGGTCGCCACATCCGTGCGGATGATGGACAACGTTGTTGATGCCAGCCGCTTCCCATTGGAGGCACAGGCGCGCGAAGCCGAAGCCAAGCGTCGGATTGGTTTGGGCGTGACTGGGTTGGCTGACGCGCTGTTGATGGTTGGGCTGGAATACGGAACGGATGAGGCCGCAGCACAATGCGAGGCATGGCTGAAGGCGATTGCACGGGCGTCTTATCTGGCGTCCACTGATCTGGCCAAAGAAAAGGGTGCCTTTCCGCTGTTTGACGCTAAGGCCTATCTGGCCAGTGGCACCATGCAGGGCATGGACGAAGATGTGCGGGCGGCCGTCAAGAAACATGGCATTCGCAACGCACTTTTGACCTCGATCGCGCCGACAGGAACAATCAGCCTTTATGCGGGCAACGTGAGTTCCGGCATCGAGCCGGTCTTTGCCTATTCTTATACGCGTAAAGTTCTGCAAAAAGACGGCAGCCGGACCGAGGAAGAGGTTGTTGATTACGCCGTGAAACTGTGGCGTGAAAAGTTTGGTGACAAAGAGCTACCGGACTATTTCGTCAACGCGCAAACACTGGCCCCCGGCGCGCATGTCAAAATGCAGGCGGCGGCGCAAAAGTGGGTCGATAGCTCTATTTCCAAGACCATCAACTGCCCCGAAGACATCAGCTTTGAAGCGTTCAAAGACGTTTACATGCAAGCGTGGGATTCGGGTTGCAAAGGGTGCACCACATATCGCCCGAATGATGTGACAGGGTCTGTTCTGAGCGTGTCGGAAAACACCGACAAAGCCCCCGGCGAAGCCCCGGCGCAGGTTGAAGGCGCAATGCCATCTGAGGGCGGCGATGTTGTCTATATGGCCGATCCACTGGGCCGCCCCGAGGAGCTGGACGGCGCGACTTACAAGCTCAAATGGCCCGACAGCAACCATGCGATCTATGTCACTGTGAACGACATTCTGCTCAACGGGCGTCGCCGTCCGTTCGAGGTGTTTATCAACTCCAAGAACATGGAGCACTACGCTTGGACCGTGGCCCTGACGCGGATGATCTCGGCCGTGTTCCGTCGCGGTGGTGACGTCAGCTTTGTCGTCGAAGAGCTGAAAGCCGTGTTCGACCCGCGCGGCGGCGCATGGATGGGCGGCAAATACGTGCCTTCGATCTTAGCGGCCATCGGCGGCATTCTGGAGCAACATCTGGTTCGCACCGGGTTCTTAGAGGGCGAAGGTCTGGGGCTCAAATCCGACCCCCAAGCGCAGGTCGTCAATCTTGGCAATAACCGCGGCCCCGCCTGCCCCGCCTGCGGCCAATACGACATGCGTATGGTCGAAGGCTGCATGACCTGCGGCAGTTGTGGTCACAGCAAGTGTGGGTAG
- a CDS encoding helix-turn-helix transcriptional regulator, translating into MSNDNLKANLRLLFSYGTSITKTSDILGINRQQIHRYLNGENRPSMRVMREICDYFGVEESELLLDHASFKSLISLRKPRVAEMDPFGEYIAKIHRINPDAYENMKPYLGYYRSYFLPADFPGKILCSLVKLHSKHGFVYLKNVENYSSATRRSRRTLKFTGVVFHTGERIMAHEREVKAGQMMWTTVLHPPNTDQTNLLTGLTMGVSSSAIRDIACYRVVWEPLPAPVNLRNALGSCGLFDVTDECIPSDIREAIRNDVRDDESAFVGRAWQHQ; encoded by the coding sequence ATGAGTAATGACAACCTAAAAGCCAATCTTCGGTTGTTGTTCAGCTATGGAACTTCAATCACGAAAACGAGCGACATTCTCGGGATCAATCGACAACAAATTCACCGGTACCTCAACGGAGAAAACCGACCTTCGATGCGGGTCATGCGAGAGATTTGTGACTACTTTGGTGTTGAGGAGAGTGAATTGCTTCTCGATCATGCATCGTTCAAGTCTTTAATCTCGCTTCGAAAACCACGCGTTGCCGAGATGGATCCATTTGGCGAGTACATCGCGAAAATCCATCGGATCAATCCTGACGCTTACGAGAACATGAAGCCCTATTTAGGCTACTATAGATCCTACTTCTTGCCTGCTGATTTTCCGGGCAAAATTCTTTGCTCATTAGTGAAGCTGCATTCAAAACACGGGTTTGTGTATCTGAAGAACGTTGAAAATTATTCTTCCGCCACACGGCGGTCGCGTCGTACTCTTAAGTTTACGGGTGTCGTATTTCATACGGGTGAACGCATCATGGCCCATGAACGCGAAGTGAAAGCCGGTCAGATGATGTGGACAACAGTTCTTCATCCGCCCAATACAGATCAGACAAACCTCCTGACTGGGCTTACAATGGGTGTGAGCAGTTCTGCTATCCGCGACATTGCTTGCTACCGCGTCGTTTGGGAGCCATTGCCTGCACCAGTGAATCTCAGAAATGCATTGGGATCCTGTGGACTTTTTGATGTTACTGATGAATGCATTCCTTCAGACATAAGAGAAGCAATTCGCAACGACGTTCGAGATGACGAAAGCGCGTTCGTTGGCAGGGCTTGGCAACATCAATAG
- a CDS encoding arylamine N-acetyltransferase yields the protein MNVEAYLKRIKYSQKVKPDLATLNGLVQAQLSALPFENLDQQMGVKVSTAVNRVYEKVVIGNRGGWCFELNGLLGWALKEIGFDVTMLAAHVGSDKPEMNEANDHMLLLVNCGGSLLVDVGFGGGPIEPIPLRPITLSQRPYKISISKEGDGFYRYAERAGGNEGSYWFTLTEVDTDYFDGANHRLQSDPNSPFRRTLTAQRRLKNKHIVLRGLVKKTIDETGTKTELLSDEKELVECLLIDFNLDVPGISTYWPTIRLRHQELFGT from the coding sequence ATGAACGTCGAAGCCTATCTAAAGAGAATCAAGTACTCCCAAAAAGTAAAACCAGACCTAGCGACGCTTAACGGTCTGGTTCAGGCACAGTTGAGTGCCCTTCCATTCGAGAACCTTGATCAGCAAATGGGCGTCAAGGTTTCGACCGCTGTAAACCGTGTTTATGAAAAGGTGGTTATTGGAAACCGTGGCGGCTGGTGTTTCGAACTCAATGGGCTGTTGGGATGGGCGCTGAAAGAAATCGGTTTTGACGTCACCATGCTTGCGGCTCATGTTGGATCAGACAAGCCGGAAATGAACGAAGCCAATGACCACATGTTACTGCTCGTGAATTGTGGTGGTTCATTGCTTGTTGATGTCGGTTTTGGCGGCGGGCCAATCGAACCAATCCCGCTGCGTCCCATCACGCTATCACAGCGACCCTATAAAATTTCCATCAGCAAGGAAGGTGACGGGTTTTACAGATATGCAGAACGGGCTGGCGGAAATGAAGGAAGCTACTGGTTTACCTTGACCGAAGTGGACACCGATTATTTCGATGGGGCAAACCATCGCTTGCAATCTGACCCTAATTCACCGTTTAGACGCACCCTCACAGCGCAACGGCGTCTGAAGAACAAGCATATTGTTCTCCGCGGACTTGTAAAGAAAACGATTGATGAAACCGGTACCAAAACGGAACTGTTGTCGGATGAAAAAGAGCTTGTCGAATGCCTGCTGATAGATTTCAATTTAGATGTTCCGGGAATCTCAACCTATTGGCCAACAATTAGACTACGCCACCAAGAATTGTTTGGAACCTAG
- the soxR gene encoding redox-sensitive transcriptional activator SoxR produces the protein MAGGLTVGEVSERSGIAVSAIHFYERKGLVHSDRTPANHRRYAPSVLRKIAVIQVAQRAGIPLKEIAETMSFLPPEAKIQQRDWAKLSARWTERLDDRISRLQRLRDGMAECIGCGCLSMKRCNLLNPKDEIGENGTGPRFLEEDAHLFKKAYSYASQSKNTDKF, from the coding sequence ATGGCGGGCGGTTTAACTGTCGGGGAAGTCTCTGAACGAAGCGGAATTGCGGTGTCAGCAATTCATTTTTACGAGCGCAAAGGGCTGGTTCACTCTGATCGAACACCCGCGAACCATCGTCGATATGCGCCATCAGTGTTGCGAAAAATCGCAGTAATCCAGGTAGCACAAAGAGCAGGCATACCTTTAAAGGAGATCGCGGAAACGATGTCTTTCTTGCCGCCAGAAGCGAAGATACAACAAAGAGACTGGGCGAAACTTTCAGCACGATGGACAGAACGGCTCGATGATCGAATCTCACGACTCCAGCGATTGCGTGATGGCATGGCCGAGTGCATTGGTTGTGGGTGTCTTTCGATGAAACGTTGCAACCTGCTCAATCCTAAAGATGAAATTGGTGAAAATGGTACAGGGCCACGTTTTCTTGAAGAGGACGCACACCTGTTCAAGAAAGCCTATAGCTATGCTAGCCAATCCAAAAATACCGACAAGTTTTAG
- a CDS encoding AAA family ATPase: MEKGLKAELRKLEAFGVVEFTVLKDLFQGWDHVDFLLVEAAIQAASTRQQLRERLDHAQWQEDEQWAMAWEVHYGVAWKSAGYANVRETVALLRRLQRITNESEFRTLAEALRVQMPSDQETPGRRYITGTQNQYEFPRSVRNGLDNCERLFEIRNVARFDQEALSNASAIKERFPNAGNVVDGLLGEMRRGFSLADDTIRIRPTIILGAPGVGKTTMVRAMLEGLGVVPEIISVAGHNDSQIFGVSAGWSSAMPSVMTTAILKQGVLNPVLVVDEIDKVRPSHNGDIYAELLLLTEPTDAKTYRDKFLSTATDCSAISWVFTANSLERIPEALRSRCVIYKMGAPTQSQLPAILRSMHAAYADERGVDPRMIPLTLEDREAVIDDFTQHTSLRRSKELIRILVDLRQGDLGRA, from the coding sequence ATGGAAAAAGGACTTAAAGCCGAACTCAGGAAACTCGAAGCTTTTGGCGTTGTGGAGTTCACCGTGCTGAAGGATCTCTTTCAAGGCTGGGATCACGTGGACTTCCTGCTTGTCGAAGCAGCCATTCAAGCCGCCAGCACCCGCCAACAACTGAGAGAGAGGCTGGATCACGCGCAATGGCAAGAAGATGAGCAATGGGCCATGGCCTGGGAGGTCCATTATGGCGTGGCATGGAAGTCGGCCGGCTACGCCAATGTAAGAGAGACAGTGGCCCTGTTGAGAAGACTGCAACGCATCACCAATGAATCAGAGTTTCGCACACTTGCCGAAGCGCTGAGGGTGCAAATGCCCTCTGATCAGGAAACGCCCGGGAGGCGCTACATTACGGGTACCCAAAACCAATATGAATTCCCCCGGTCTGTTCGAAATGGTTTGGACAATTGTGAAAGGCTCTTTGAAATTCGCAATGTCGCTCGTTTTGACCAAGAGGCGCTCTCGAATGCATCCGCTATCAAAGAGCGTTTTCCGAATGCGGGCAACGTGGTTGACGGCCTTTTAGGGGAAATGCGGCGCGGGTTTTCTTTGGCTGATGACACTATTCGCATTCGCCCAACCATCATTCTTGGCGCCCCAGGTGTTGGGAAAACCACAATGGTGCGGGCCATGCTGGAAGGTCTTGGTGTTGTACCAGAAATTATCTCCGTTGCCGGCCACAACGACTCTCAGATCTTCGGTGTCTCTGCCGGTTGGAGCAGTGCCATGCCCAGCGTCATGACGACAGCTATTCTAAAACAGGGCGTCCTGAACCCTGTTTTGGTTGTAGATGAGATCGACAAGGTGCGCCCCTCGCACAACGGTGACATCTATGCGGAACTACTCCTTCTCACTGAGCCAACGGATGCCAAAACCTACCGCGACAAATTCCTGTCAACGGCCACCGACTGTTCCGCCATCAGCTGGGTGTTCACGGCCAATTCCCTTGAACGCATCCCGGAGGCACTGAGAAGCCGCTGTGTCATCTATAAGATGGGTGCACCGACACAGAGCCAACTCCCCGCGATCCTGCGGTCAATGCATGCGGCCTATGCAGATGAACGAGGTGTCGACCCAAGAATGATCCCCCTGACATTGGAAGATCGTGAGGCGGTGATTGATGACTTCACTCAACACACCAGCCTGCGTCGGTCTAAAGAGCTTATTCGAATTTTGGTGGATTTACGTCAGGGTGATTTGGGCCGTGCGTAG
- a CDS encoding BCCT family transporter, with protein sequence MTFIVGATVLTSIVLTGLVLLRYGNMRVAGKYPLGMFPFVAVLFCSGLDIAIITYPLTEFPIYEEDAAYSFASPIAIEIGFWGFIIWSFYFLTAFYFLCIEPRLKLFEILWIKVINNFVVMATCAFGGYVLLTSLPSYFPGLPDWSPIVITAIVIIVACYSASDIIFMKWLSICSMYGFFALIVGMWFNSGGDVVLLGQTLGEASEYIVNIYRFILPLGEYHEFYLLWWFAWSIMIGQFMSKFATPTSVRMLFVMMVIFPSIPLSIWFSVLYIYHSGGIEISPTWNLAMMTIGIVFVINTFDSLIRLYTDSLNLTTERLGRGKFIGGNFAIMAGLTAAYAFLGLKMEYVGLTVIFIYGVVYFNILRNRQTVFTNLNCPEVEGESEQEKMA encoded by the coding sequence ATGACTTTTATTGTTGGGGCAACCGTCCTGACGTCAATCGTTTTAACGGGATTGGTCCTGTTAAGATATGGAAACATGCGCGTAGCTGGGAAATATCCTCTGGGTATGTTTCCCTTTGTGGCCGTACTTTTTTGTTCAGGCTTGGATATCGCAATCATAACATACCCGCTAACAGAGTTCCCGATCTATGAGGAAGACGCAGCATATAGTTTTGCATCTCCCATCGCGATTGAGATCGGATTTTGGGGTTTTATAATTTGGAGTTTCTACTTCCTCACCGCATTTTATTTTCTTTGCATAGAACCTCGGTTGAAGCTGTTTGAAATACTCTGGATTAAAGTGATCAACAACTTTGTGGTCATGGCCACCTGTGCATTTGGCGGATATGTATTGCTTACATCTCTTCCATCTTATTTTCCTGGCCTGCCTGATTGGTCGCCCATAGTCATCACAGCTATCGTTATTATCGTTGCCTGCTATTCGGCCTCTGACATTATCTTCATGAAATGGTTGTCGATCTGCTCGATGTACGGCTTTTTTGCGCTGATTGTTGGGATGTGGTTCAATTCCGGAGGTGATGTGGTGTTACTAGGGCAAACCCTCGGGGAGGCGTCAGAGTACATCGTGAATATATACCGATTCATATTGCCGCTTGGAGAATATCACGAGTTTTACCTTCTATGGTGGTTCGCCTGGAGCATTATGATCGGCCAATTCATGTCAAAATTTGCGACACCAACGAGTGTACGCATGTTGTTCGTGATGATGGTGATATTTCCGTCAATCCCACTGTCGATCTGGTTTTCGGTTCTTTACATCTATCACTCCGGCGGCATTGAAATCTCACCAACCTGGAACCTGGCGATGATGACTATTGGTATTGTGTTCGTGATCAATACTTTCGACAGTTTGATCCGGCTCTACACAGACAGCCTGAACTTGACGACCGAGCGGTTAGGCCGGGGCAAGTTCATCGGTGGAAACTTTGCCATCATGGCTGGATTGACCGCCGCATACGCCTTCCTTGGGTTGAAAATGGAATATGTCGGGTTGACGGTGATCTTCATCTACGGCGTCGTTTACTTTAACATTTTGCGGAACCGCCAGACAGTTTTCACAAATCTGAACTGCCCCGAAGTCGAGGGGGAAAGTGAGCAAGAAAAGATGGCGTAG